CAACAGAGACGGAGATGCAACGATGAAGGTCAATCTCGGCTTCGGAGCACACAATTCGCAGGACTGGGAGCGGGTGCTGGACGGAGACTTCAGCCGGCCACCGGCCACCCCGGACTGGGAGTGCGTCCAGGGCACCCTGGCGATCGCCGACCTGGCCGAGCCGCTGGGATTCGACGGCATCTGGATGCCGGAGCACTGCGGCACACCGTATGGCATGACGCCCAACCCGATTCAGGCGTTGAGCTATTTTGCCGGACGCACCGAACGCATCAGCCTGGGCACCTTCGTCGTGGTGGCGCCCTGGTGGCATCCGGTCCGCCTGGCACATCAGATCGCCTACCTCGACATCATCTCCAACGGGCGCTACAACACGATCGGGATCGGGCGCGGAGTGTCCAAGGGTGAGTTCGACGCAGTCGGGGTGCCGCGGGAGGAAAGCCGTCAGCGGTTCAACGAGACGTTGGACATCCTGCAACTGGCGCTGTCGGGTGAGCGGTTCGCCTATGAGGGCGAGATCTTCACGGTGCCGGAGATGTCGCTTCGGCCCGAACCGCGAAGCGGTGACCTGTTCTCGCGTATCTACAGCTCGTCCTCGACGGCAGAGTCCCTGGAAATCCTGTCGCGGCGCGGCATGGTGCCGCTGTTCGTGGGCAACAAGCCGATCGAGGATGCCGGGCGGGAAGTGCAGCAGGTGAACATCTTCCGCAAAGAAGAGGGCCTGCGGCCGTGCCAGCCCAAGAACGTGATGTTCATGTACTGCACGCCGGACGCTCGGGACGCGGCAAAATCCGAGGAGTGGATCTGGACCGCGAACCGCGACGTCACCGTCCACTACGGCTTCGCCGACGCATCGAACTTCAAGGGCGTCAA
This genomic stretch from Mycobacterium paragordonae harbors:
- a CDS encoding LLM class flavin-dependent oxidoreductase; protein product: MKVNLGFGAHNSQDWERVLDGDFSRPPATPDWECVQGTLAIADLAEPLGFDGIWMPEHCGTPYGMTPNPIQALSYFAGRTERISLGTFVVVAPWWHPVRLAHQIAYLDIISNGRYNTIGIGRGVSKGEFDAVGVPREESRQRFNETLDILQLALSGERFAYEGEIFTVPEMSLRPEPRSGDLFSRIYSSSSTAESLEILSRRGMVPLFVGNKPIEDAGREVQQVNIFRKEEGLRPCQPKNVMFMYCTPDARDAAKSEEWIWTANRDVTVHYGFADASNFKGVKGYEAYAAREATATAVLASSVTADAKGAPKTPGYHASNLLIGTPEEIYHRIVAAQEACSFSELTIVPQFGTMPYDEAMDSTRLFAEEVLPAVHEMAAPLHPAALPENALA